The nucleotide window TCTCTTACACCCAGGAGAATTTTTTCCCAAGGTGATTCTaacaatttacactcccacccacagtgtaTATGTTACCAATCTATTTCCTTCCCCCAGCCAGCATGATCTTTAATAGGCATTAAAAGTGTATAGTTCAAAATtctaaagctaaaaaaaaaatgtaacataagTCCTCTCACTCTGTTCCTCAGTCACCCAGTTGCCTCCTCTTGCCAAAGCCACAATTATCATTTGGTTTGTCTGTCCAGAGTGTGTGTGGGGTCTATATAGATACAAGCAAACACATATATTGATTTTAATATGTATGGATGTGAAGGAAACCAGAATAGGTCATCCTAAAATTATGCCTCtttgacataaaaattatttaaaaccgAGGATGATTAAGAAGCGGCAAACCCAGAAAATTTTTGCAGATACAAATTCTCCTTTTACTGGAGACGGACTTTTCAGCCCAGAGATAACAACAGAGGAATCTGCAAACAAACCTTATTCCACTTGTTCCCTCTCATATACTTACCTTCCCACAATCTGCCATCTTTGGAAGGTGAAAACTGCTTTCCTCTGTACTGTCATTTCTCTACAAATTTATTGATCTTTGTCGAAGGTTCTATCTACATAAGCTGAAATATTAAGCTGCCGTTTTGAACTCCTTTTTGTTCAGTTTCTCCTGTGTGATATGCATTGGACGCATTGATAAAcggtttttctcttgttaatctatcTTTTTGCTAGAGTCCCAGTTGAAAACCTAAGATGGGTATAGGTAAAGTTGTGCTTTTTCTacagaagcaaactaaatgttcccagggagggaggagaaaatggTCCAGCACAGATTCTCAAACCAGGTCCTCACATTCAAATCTTGCCTCCTCCACCTACTGGCTACGTGATCTTGGAAAGTAACCTACGCTCTATGTTGCTCTTCTCTCCCTAATGGGGTTGGTATGAGGATCATGGGTTAAAACTTGTGAAGTGCTTAGAAgactgcctggcacatggtaagcccTATTCTTGGAAATGACTTTATCGGTATCTCGGAGAACATCCATTTTCATGCATAAGCACtaatttgttataaatggctGCATTGTATTCACTGTGTGAACGTGCCATGATTTACTTCACCATCTGGTTAAATTCATTTAGAATCTTACGTTACAAAGACTGATTCAaaactgttcattcattcatgggtACATGCCTCATTCAGCAGCCAGAATGCACTACACTCTCTGGATCTTCCTGGCCTTTGCActttctgctccttcctcctgGAACATTCTTCACCCGCTCTCTGACCATGTGGCCGATATTGCACAATGTCCAGCTAGTTCCAAAGTCCTCAGGAAAGGCTCTCTGGCTCCCTGACAGGCCGTATCTGTCTGTGACAAGCTCCTGGGGCCCGTCTTGCCCCTGATCTTCCTTGGTGTTCTTTAGCTACTGCCCCTACTCCCCTGTAGACTGTACATGGGGTGTGACTCTCAAGGAGCTGGTGGCTCACCTCAGACCCTTGGACCTGGCACTAAGCAGGTACTTACAAACCCTTGTTGACTGATGGATACCATGGGCTATATTTCTCTCacttgttttaatttcttaaatttgtaAGAGACCTGgcttttagaaaatgtatttcgTTGTGCTCAAGATTTCAGCTGCCCTGGTGAACCTGAGGGCTATTAGCAAGTGGAGGTCTGAGGTCATGGCTTATCTGCTTTCTGCCCTGATCCATGTGACAACTAACACTGAGTGTGTGCCTAATTatgttatttaattctcacagtaacAATCTGAGGCATATATAattattatcttcttttaaaaatgaggacatTAAGGagctcctgtgtggctcagtggtaacaaactcgattagtatccatggggatgaaagttcgaaccctggcctcactcaatgggttaaggatctggcgttgctacggctgtggtgtagactggcagctacagctctgttttgatccctagcttgagaacttccatatattgtgggtgcgaccctagggGGAGAAAAAATGAGGACATGCAAGCTCAGAGAGAGGACATAGCCAGTAAGGGGTGTGGCAAGACTCAAATCCAGGTCCAGCTCAGGGCGCTGGCACGTTGTCTCTTGGTCATTTCTACCTGTGTCCTTGGGGCTTGAGACACTTGGTTAGAACATTGTCTGGCCTTTGTGCCAACTTCCCCCCCAACTTCCCCCTAACCCCCaacttcatttatattttttagggccgtacctgcggcataaggaagttcccaggctagggtttgaattggagctgcagctgccagcctacgccacagccacatgggatctgagccgtgtctgcaacctataccacaggcctCTGGAATCCATTTTTGGTTTCCTCAGTCTTGTCTCATCCCCCAAGTCCGAGGGGTAACTTAGTGTTGTCCCTCAGTAGGAGACAAGATGCTGTCCCTGGCACTGGCTTCCTCTTGGAGCCCggaggttaagtgacttttccAGTATCATACCTGGTAAAAGATGGAACCTAAGTTCAGGGCCAGGTCTGCCTGCTCCGTGCCTTCACACATCCTTTGGAAAAGGATGAAGGAAAATCCTTTACCTTCTTGTTAATGAGCCAACTCCTGGTTATCCTTCACAGCCCAGCTCAAGGGTgccctcctctgagaagccctccctgatgttccccttcctctccccacctgtcCCAGTCACCCCTCCCACCTCTGTTCTTGAGCCTACCTTTTTCACTGCAGTAGAGCCTGGTGGTCAAAGGCCATGGCTTTGGGGTCAGGTAACTGGAGAGTCAAATCTTGGTTCTACCTTTTACTTGGTGTGCGACTTCGGGCAAATCCCTTCACCCAGCTGGGCCTCAAAAAAATGGGCTAACCATGGGTGCTCAGCTCATGGCAGCTGCTATTACCGCAGTAGAAGCTGAAGAACTGGTCTTGGCACCAAGGATGCTCACTGTGGAGGTAAATGGCCCTTAATAAACCTCCTAGGTCAGCCCACGTAGGGCGGGGAAAGTGTGGGGGGCATTCCCTTTAcagcctgctctccctccccacaTACACACTTTTTGTTCTGCCTTCTTTGTGCCTTTGCTGGAAGGCCCTGAAGCTACAGTGCCCTTTAGAATGATGCCCCCTTGTGGCTGCAAGGGAAACTGCTTTGGGAGGAAGGGCGACCAGGAGGTCTTGTCTCTGGGTCACAGGTTCATCTAACAAGTTATGCTTCAGGCACTGTACCAGGTGCTCAGGGTACAAGAGTGAAGAACACAAACCCGCTGCTTCATGGAGCTTATAACCTAGTGAAGGGACAAAGGAAACAGAGTATATAATATATCAGGTGGAGACAGGATAGGATAAGATGGAGAATAAATAAGCCAGGACAGAAGGATAAAGTGATTGGCAGGGGCCAGTCCTGTGGGGCTCTTCAGGCTTTAGTAAGAAGTTTCTAGGGATAATTGGGAGCTCCTGAGGGCTCAAAAGGAAGAGAGTAATGAATGTGGTGACTGTGCATAAACCGACTGtcaggggcaggggccagggcaAGAGCAGGGGCACCAACAAGGAAGAAGCTGCAGTTGTCGGTGTGAGAGACAGAGGACGGACCTGAGATCGCAGGGGAGGGATGACAAGTGGCTGGATTTGGGATGCATTTGCAGCAGAACCTGGAGGACTGGCTGAGGGACTGAATGTGGGGTGAGGCTGctgagaggaaagagagggagagggagagagatgctCAGACCAGATCCAGCCCTGACACTAGAAGGCAACAATGTTCACTGCTCTGCTTTCCTTGCCTGGCCGGAGAAGAGAGTGGACatagaagggggtggggggtgggaggccaGTCCCAGCCCAAGACAAGGGAGCACAGCCCACATTAAAGAAGGAAGACCTCCTTTCACCTGGCCCTGGGAGGGAGAAGTCCTGACAGCAGTCCCTCCTAAAATGGAGTCAGAATAGAGGGAGCAGCAGGGAACCCACATTTCTGCACCAAAGTCAGACGAGAGGGGTTATTGGCGGGGCCAGGAACGTTCTGTACTGCAGTTTTGCAGTGCCTCCCAAAGCCATCTCCTGAGGCAGCAACCACACAGGCCCCAAACCTGCAGTTGTTTAGCCTGGTGTGGTTTACAAGACCAAACAGGAACAATGCACATATTCCCCAGTGGAggctagtttatttttaattgaaaaaaaattttttttgtcttttctagggccgcacccgcagcatatggaggttcccaggctaggggtgcagagctgtagccaccagcctacgccagagccacagcaacgctgtggAGACTAGTTTAAAACGTGCTTGTTAGGGCATCATCACGACAGCTAAGCTGGATATTTCACTCAAAGACGGATCTTAGATATCTTTTCATTAGGACATGTCCCCTGTGTTGCAGCATATCCTCAGCCTGTCCTATTCAATGTCTGGAGAATCCCTCACATCAACTGATTTTGGGGATGATCCAAAATGCAATTGAGAACAAGTGCCCCGAATTCGGAAGCCCCAGAAACAGTGGCTGTTGagtatctccattttttttttttttaaaccaatgaaAGCCTATCTGGGGGGAAGATCCTTCCCAACTGGGCCACCCAGAACAAAAGAGTAGGCCTGAAAACCCCCCTACACAGCTTTGAACCAGACTagtgtgatccctggctctggggctGGCAGTCCCTCTGACCTAAGGCCAGACACCTGGCTGGTCTGCACGCTGCTGGCTGACAGTTAGATCAGCTGCCTCATTCACTTCTCAGGGCTGGGTGGGAATCCAGAGCCTTCGGAAACTCCTAGATGAGGCAGACTGTGTGTTTTTATGATCTCCCTGGTGTGTACTAATTAGCATGAGGAGAAACTCTGAAGAGGGGGACGTGGTGGGGGGGTGAGCGTATGTACacagggttggggttggggtgagAATGTAGGTGGGGCATGGTGGTTACGAgcttagcagctgtgtgacctgggcttTAGGGACTGCTGAGGCACTCAAGTACTCATGATGGTTGCCGTCATTATACAACTCCTTCAAAGCAGCTCATGACAAAGTACAAAACTCCATTGCCCTCATTCTCGTTTTTAATGGTCAAGGTGACAGTAATTTACAGTTTCTCCAGAACCTCATTTAGTTTCATATTTACCTCCACCTGCAGGAGGACATGCTGTGTCTGGATGCTGCAGCCCTAGCAACCCCCACCTCTTTGGGGGTGGGATCCCCAAGTCCCTTTCTCAGGATAGGTCTGGGCTGCAAGCCCAAGCCCTTCCCCACCCTGGGTAGTCATAGTGTGGGCTCTCGGCTCATCAAGGAGGGGTGAAGCAGGAGAGAGAGTGATCCACTGCTTGGAAAGAGGACAGAGGCACATTAGGATTCAAGACCAGGAGGTTCTGAGTCAGCATTGATTTCAAGTCTGCAGTTCATTTCGTAGGGGCTGGAAAGGCTACTAGACCCCAGCGACTCTCCTCTCCCAAACCTGCACACTTAGGAGGGATCAGTCCTTGCCAGGTTGGGCCCACTCCCTAAGCTGGTGCAAGTCAGAACTCAGCGGGCAGAGAAGAGCGGAGGGGAGCCTGCACACCAAAGCCATCGCCGTTACTCACCCCACCTAGTCAGCAGAAGCTGCCTTCAAATGCTAACATAGTGCAAGGagcctgcagcacagggaagccACTCCTTCAACGTGTGACTTGCCACACATCATCTGCTCAGTGACATTTCGACTGTGTTTCCCTGTCAGGCCACGACACCTGACTCTGAATTCATCTGGGTTGGCACAGTGAagctctccttcctcccaggTACAGATTTTTGCACGTGGAGGAGATAAAGCAATGACAGGACAGCCCGGATGACGAGGGaggaaagggctggggagggcagcCCGGATGACGAGGGAGGAAAGGCCTGGGGGGTGTAAACCTCCCAGGGTTTGTGGGAAAGGAGCACAGGGAAGTGATTCACTTTGACCTCTGGATCTGACCTCAGGCTTCAGGGGCCTCTTGTTGCTGCCCAGTTTTAATCAGGCAAGAGCTTTGTTCTTGTGGAAGCAAGGGAATGTCAAGCCTTTCCCTAGGTCCTCCCACTCCTGTCCCTACAAAGAGGAAACCCTCCACTAGTCACCCTGGGGGTGGCGGGTGTTGTGTGCCACATGCAATTTTTACGCGGCGAGGATGGAAAGACCCCAGACGTAAGCATGATGGACAGCAATCAAAGCCTGCCTTGAGGGGAGAGGTTCCGTACAACATGCTGGTGATATTCCttcagtttttttggttgtttttatttttttctttaaagtccaTTGATCGTCACAAAAACCCAGGAAATGCAACTAAGGAGAAAACAAATGTCCAACTGAGAACTAAGAACCCAGAGCTACGGAGGAGACGTGGCACTGGACTGCTGGGTGcctgggaaggggtggaggggCGGCCTCCACGGGGAGCTGGCCATGGGAGACACAGGAGGGAGATGAGGCCGCTGGCCGGGCTGGGCGGTTATGTTAACCGCTGCACGATGACGGCGTTGAGCAGGTTGGCTTCCTTCAGGGTTTGGCTCTCATCGGCCAGCTCTTTGTTCGGGAAGGTAGTCATGAGGACAAAGCTGGTAGCAGCCATGGCTGGCCGGGCGTCCACGATGAAGAGTCGGATGTCGCTGATCCTGGTGGAGTGGAGGTGAGTGGGGAGGTGGGTGAGCAGTGTCCGCTGCTGCCCACACCACCCCTGCCCTGTGGGAGGCTGCATCACACCCTGAGTGTCCTTCCTCACCCCATCCTTCTCCACAGGGTGGCCAAAGTTCTTGAAGCTCTCATTTGGAAGCACATGGTCTCCTGTCACTCTTTTGCCTGAAACCCTTCACAGTTGCTCCCGTTTTCCTTGGTTTAAACACCAATCTCCAGACTGTGGTCCTGAGGTCTAATTTtacacctccctcctcccccttgttcTCCCGCTGCCCAACTTCAGTTCCTCACCAGGCCGTGCTCCCTGCTCACATTTGGGTCCTCCTTCTGAGAGCCTCCTCTGCCTGATCTCTTTTCTATAATGCTAATCACAACTAGTTATTTGCATAACTAACCTCATGTGAAGCCTGTAAACACACAAGGATTGGCAAGCCAGTCCCTGGGCCTTGCATGTGGGTTCCGGTTTATATGGCCTATGGGTGATGAAATGTAGATACTGCTGTTCTAGAAAAAGGAGCTGCCAAATACCTTAATTGACAACAGTCCTCCCCGCGCCCTGGGCCAATCCCTCAGTTTCTCTATCTTTAAACGGGGAGGCACAGTGAGCTTCGATCCAGCCTAGATGATCTGAGATGGTAGAACAGGTATTCCAGAATTCTCAAAGTCCCCATCTAGAAGAGCCCTAAATAGCCTAGTGGTTTTCAGAGGCCacatgggggagggaggcagaggaggcccGGTGGTGGGATGCTGGCACTGTGTCTCATCTCTTCTCCATCAAccactgcattttaaattttctctgttCTACGCCTGGGCTTTAGCATGAAACTTCCTATGAACAAGTAGTTTGGTGGCTAAATGCCTCCCCTCTGCGCCCCTGAATCTGATACTGATCCTctaattttagagatgaggaataAGACCCAAGGAGGGGAGTGTGCAGTCACTGGCCACACTTTATGAAGCGTGGGGACTGAACCAAAGACTTCAGATTTCCATACCTTCCTACCCTACTGCCTCCTTTGGGGAAGCCAGGGAGTGCCTGCTGGTTTTAGGAAGAACTGCTCCCTGCTTCCCATCTATGTGTAGGAATTTCTGGGACCTGTTTAGAATAAGCTGGGCCACAAAATGCAAGGTACCTGTGGCTGTGGTTAAATTTCTGCACCAGCCTCCCGCCGTCGGCAAGCCGTATTTGGATGTTCGTGGTAGGCTGTGACTCGTCGATCGAGATGGAAGAGCTGGCTTTGGCTTCGTTTTCTGCCTGTTGGGCTGGAGAGCTGGTATTCAACACCTGGGGGGCAGTGCTAGGAGAGAGAGTAGCATTAGGATACGAAGAGAAATAAGGCCCCAAGCAGGAGGCGAAGGCTGTCTTGGATTTTTACTGAGCATGTGCGACATCTGGTGCTGTTTGTTGCTACTGATACAAGGAGTGACCAAGACAGAATCCCTGCTCTGGCAGAACTTATGGGTCCAGTGGAATTCCCCTCAAACCCGAGTTACTGCTAGCTCCTCACTCCTGGGGCTGGGTAAGTTACCAGCTCCGTTCTTCCTTGATGTCCGCAATGGAACAAGGGCTTGAAAGGAGGGAAGCAGTATGGGGGACCGCCTGGGCTGGGAGACGGGACCTGAGGCTGGAGGACCCAACAGACCAGGGTGGGTTTTAGTCTCAATGAGAAAGGCTGAGGGCCAAACGGGGAGGGGGCACTCCAAGTCTGCAGCTGAGGCAGGCTTGACACAGCCTGGCAGCTGACTGTTGGGATACAGGGGACAAGTCCAGACTCTTCCTCTGCTGGAATTTTCAGGCCTGCCTGTCCTAGTGAAACCTCACTCATGCGAGTATCTCATACTCATGTGTCAGCTATCAGGAGGTAGCTGAGATTTCCAGAAGGCCAAATAAATGCCTGGCACCACAGGGATTAATCGCACAATACAACAGGACATGGTGCCTGCTGCAGTGTTGAGAGCTCATAtctaggagtgggatggaccagggtTTGAATTCACCCACTAGCTCTGGTGGTGTTGGGCTATTATTTAAGCTCCCTGAGTTTCAATGAGGGGACTAAGGACAATTTTTTAACAAAGGTAAAGGCTACCTGCCTTGCTCGGCTTTTGTAAGGCTTAAAGGGGTGCAACATAAAGCACTCAGGGTGGCTGACAAACATAAAGTGTACATGAGCTCCCAATTCTCTGCAATTATTTGGAGACTTCATCTCTCTCCTGAAACCAGGTATGCATCTCGCTGTCAGCCTTTCTCTTAGCAGATGCCCTGGCCTAAACCTAAAGCAAAGAATAGAGGCCACTAGATGAGAGCTCCCCTGCTTCCTCCCAAAGCCTCTACTTAGGTCAGTTCCTGCACCTCACCCTTCCCTCTCATCTTTACAACCTAAATAGGGTGTTCTTAGCAAATCCAACCAAAGTGCTTTCCTAGGTGTGTTCCCTGGGACTCCAGGCCCTTGAATTATCTCCAGGAAGGTTTTAGTGATGCCACATAGCATACCAACAGTGTCACAGGCCACTAACACATTAAAGGTCTTGAGGGATTGGGCAGTTAAGCCAAACTTTTTTGACTGCCACATCCTTTTTTCATGTCATACTTGTTAACCTCCTGCAGATTGTTTCACGGAACACAGTTTGTGAAATGCTGCCCCAGAGCGTATTATTAgtaacaaaaaactgaaaagtgaaCTTACTCTtttctgtgaaagagaaaaatatgggcTTAGAGAATTTCAAGTGGAGCTCAGAAGAGAACCCTAGCAATACTTATTGGCTGTGCGAGGAGCTGCTCTATGCATCAGCCTCACGGGGTGTGGGACTCAAAAGTGGGCTGAGACACAAAGATAAATTACATCACCACAGGCCTGAGGAGGTGCTTGGAAAAGTGGGAAGTTAAACGTCATGCCTGTAAAATGCCTAAGATCTATTCTGTTTTGGTTATCGATTTAAGGGCATTAGGTCAACTCTCTAATTAGACTCTAGGCAGCCTGTCCCTCAACTATTTCCAACAATTCCAAGTACGTGATAGGTACTCACCGAAGCTATTGCCTGCCACAAAGGCCTGAACAAGGAAGAAGCTGAATCCCCTCACTGttcattcatttcctttgtaGTGGGAATAAACTGGGCACCGAGGTGCTTTGCTGCCACAGAGGTTAAGTCCTGAGACCCTGCCACCTCCTTTACACACATGACCACTACAGAAAGCATGGTAAGCGGCCGAGGCTCATCCCTGGCAGCAGTGACCACCCCCCAAGCCCAAGTGGACTCCTGGTACTTTTACgcaaaatcaaataaacaaagtCCTTCCAAATCTTCAGATTAGTTCCCATCCAAACAGATGCAAGACCTAAAACAAAGTTTCATGCAACTGAAAgaaatttttcaaacttttgaacTGAGAAAGATCTAtgcattcactttatttttctagataattggaagaaaaaacaagGATTGACTGATGTTTTGAGGCAAACctgagaagaattttttaaacttttgggcTTGTGATCATTTTAGTTAACAAGATGACACTGTAAAATTTAttggaaaaactaaaaaagatGTCCATATGGTTTACACTGAAAAGCTAAAGTCCCATCTCTCCTAGCtgtataaaactttttttttttagctcatttttcacaaaaactgaaataaaatcaaagtggAACTggcaatgaatatttatttagctgACAAACATCATGTCTGATTACCGAGCTCTGTCTTGACTTGTTGATTCATCAACCACACTAATAAAGTATCTATTCCCATCCTGCTAAAACAAACtcctaaaaggtatttttttgaGATGTGGAGTCTTGCCCACATAATAGTTAGACTTTCCAATAGTAGAAGCATCTTCTGTTAGTATCATGAAATCTGACAAACCCAGACTGCATGGTGTTCTGAGTTCTGAGCCTTTCCTTATGCTGGTGGGTGAAAAATGGATACAACCTTTTTGGAAGGCAATTTCACaacatcttaaaaatacaaagatcTTTTGAGTTAGCAATTTTATTTACATCTAGTCCAACATCAAAGGGTATATAAAGATTTAATTAGAGATGAATAATGTTgttcataacacacacacacatatacactcccatatgcatatatgtaagactattttctttctttctttctgtctttttagggtctcacccttGACACATGGAaagtcccagcctaggggtcccattggagctttagctgctggcctacaccacagccacagcaacgcaggatccaagccgtgtctgcgatctataccacagctcatggcaatgctggatccttaacccactgagcgaggccagggattaaatcctcgtcctcatggacactagtcggattcgttaactgctgagccacgatgggaactccttttttttttttttttggtaagataaatacattttattttaataatataaggaaaaaaattatctggTGCTCTAAAAAGCTCAGGGAAGCCACAGATGGAACACTCTGAGAACAACTGTTCCAGACTAACTCACAGGCCCCAATGTAGCTGACGAAATGATATCAGGGTGGACTTAACTACTGTGGTCCTGGTAAATCACAATCCATTGGTCTCCGATGTCCTGAGCTATCACCCTTGCTCCAGATGAGGCAAAAATGGCCAGCAGGGAGGTAGGGGATTCTAGGAGCCAGTCAGAAGCTCAAAGAGTGAAGCTGCTGGTAGACCACACTCAGATGATGGTGGGGTGAATAAGGGCAATGCCTAGCTCAAGAGCTGCCAGAGCTGCGTTGGAGAGGGTGTCATGCTGTGCAGGAGTGTGGGAAGGAATGAATGCCAATCAAAAGGCctggttccagtcctggctccatCACATACAAATCATGTACCCACGGCTAACCCGTCAAGTCCAAAAGCCTCAGCTTTccctctgtaaaataaggatcGTCCTGGTGGGGAGGGTCACTACGTTCTGAGGGCCCCTCGTTGTACACAGATCCCTCGGCAGAATACTGACCAAGGGACTCCACACACAGCCAAAGCCAAGGGGGCCCCTGAGGAAAGGCTGCCTGCCTATGGGGCTGGTCAAGGTTCTGGTGGGGGAACCCCGTCTGCCACAGGGGCTCTCAGCCCCTCAGGACCTATCAGGGGTTGGAAGAAAGATGGAGATAGTGGCAACAGGAAGCGACAGTGAGTTCAGGCAGGACCAAAGAAGTAGAGATAAGAGCTGCCATAATGGTGGAGCAGCAGCCTGCACAGGGGCAATGATGTCCTTAAGCTTCCCTGGATCCTGAACAATGCTGCTGCAAGGCTGGCTGGGAGGAGGAGTCCAGGATTCCACACTCTCTGAATCCCCACTTTATGTGACCCGAGTACATGTGTCTGTTTCAGCCTTAAAGCCATCAAGGAGGTCATCTCTGCCCACAACACCCTAGATAACCCTAGGGTCAGAGCAGCAATGTGTCACCCTTGCTGCTTACACCAATGCTCACCATGAGGCAGTGCTCTATGTGCTCCCCCAACCGTAATCGAGGAGGTAAGGACTCTAGTTCCACTTTATAAATTGAGCCAAGCCCAAGGTCATATGGCTAGAAGAAGACATTTAAATTCAGGCCTGTTAATGCCAGAGCCCACATTGCCCATACTCTTTCTCCCGTAACAATAACATGTGGAGTACTTTATGACGAACAGTAAAGAGCTATACAGGGTCTGCTGGGCTTGGCAGGAGTGACCCACACAGTCCCACTCCCACTTGTACTGCTCTTACCTGCCCAGTTTCTGACCCTCGCCAGTGAAGGCTTTGAAGGCTCCCTTGGGCTTCACGAAGTCCTCGTCCCGATGATCCTCCATGTCCAAGTTCACCTGCCCACCATGAGCTAACCTTCGTAGCTCTGCTGGCACCTCTCTGTGGGAGAAAAACCAATGCTGGGGCCCACACAGAGCAGGAAGGGAATAACAGTGATGGATGCAAAGGGAGAAGAAACTTCTCAGTCCCAACTGCAAAAAGCACAGGGCCTCCATGCTACTCTAGTGGCTACCTGTCAGCCTGTCTACCTGTCTGCTGTCCCTTCTCTTGTGCTTGTATCTTACTTGGTGACTTGGCTCTATCCTAATTCCAGAGGGGAAAGGCTCTTGGAGCACATCTGTGAATCTGTGTCTCAACTGTGCTAAAtctgcttaaaattttaaaattcttaaataacaAACATTTGAATCAGCTGCTTCTTTCCAATCTGCCATCTCACAGAATGGAACCTGAAGGAGGGCTTTTCTGCTCACCCTCTGCGGATAGACTCCAGAAACTGGGCATTGGATGGGTCTTGGTAGCTTCTGAGTTCACCATTGTCCAGGCTGAATCCACTTTTCCAGAGCTTCAACACTACATGAACCTGTGACAACAGGAGGTAAGCAGTCCATACATTGTCAGGAACCTGGCAAGCACACCAGTGTGAACCTGCAAATTAGTGAATTTTACTATTTGACCGTGTCATT belongs to Phacochoerus africanus isolate WHEZ1 chromosome 3, ROS_Pafr_v1, whole genome shotgun sequence and includes:
- the NSFL1C gene encoding NSFL1 cofactor p47 isoform X2; the protein is MAAERQDALREFVAVTGAEEDRARFFLESAGWDLQIALASFYEDGGDEDIVTISQATPSSVSRGTAPSDNRVTSFRDLIHDQDEDEEEEEGQRFYAGGSERSGQQIVGPPRKKSPNELVDDLFKGAKEHGAVAVERVTKSPGETSKPRPFAGGGYRLGAAPEEESAYVAGERRRHSGQDVHVVLKLWKSGFSLDNGELRSYQDPSNAQFLESIRRGEVPAELRRLAHGGQVNLDMEDHRDEDFVKPKGAFKAFTGEGQKLGSTAPQVLNTSSPAQQAENEAKASSSISIDESQPTTNIQIRLADGGRLVQKFNHSHRISDIRLFIVDARPAMAATSFVLMTTFPNKELADESQTLKEANLLNAVIVQRLT
- the NSFL1C gene encoding NSFL1 cofactor p47 isoform X1 — encoded protein: MAAERQDALREFVAVTGAEEDRARFFLESAGWDLQIALASFYEDGGDEDIVTISQATPSSVSRGTAPSDNRVTSFRDLIHDQDEDEEEEEGQRSRFYAGGSERSGQQIVGPPRKKSPNELVDDLFKGAKEHGAVAVERVTKSPGETSKPRPFAGGGYRLGAAPEEESAYVAGERRRHSGQDVHVVLKLWKSGFSLDNGELRSYQDPSNAQFLESIRRGEVPAELRRLAHGGQVNLDMEDHRDEDFVKPKGAFKAFTGEGQKLGSTAPQVLNTSSPAQQAENEAKASSSISIDESQPTTNIQIRLADGGRLVQKFNHSHRISDIRLFIVDARPAMAATSFVLMTTFPNKELADESQTLKEANLLNAVIVQRLT
- the NSFL1C gene encoding NSFL1 cofactor p47 isoform X3, with protein sequence MAAERQDALREFVAVTGAEEDRARFFLESAGWDLQIALASFYEDGGDEDIVTISQATPSSVSRGTAPRFYAGGSERSGQQIVGPPRKKSPNELVDDLFKGAKEHGAVAVERVTKSPGETSKPRPFAGGGYRLGAAPEEESAYVAGERRRHSGQDVHVVLKLWKSGFSLDNGELRSYQDPSNAQFLESIRRGEVPAELRRLAHGGQVNLDMEDHRDEDFVKPKGAFKAFTGEGQKLGSTAPQVLNTSSPAQQAENEAKASSSISIDESQPTTNIQIRLADGGRLVQKFNHSHRISDIRLFIVDARPAMAATSFVLMTTFPNKELADESQTLKEANLLNAVIVQRLT